A region from the Halosolutus gelatinilyticus genome encodes:
- a CDS encoding NADH-quinone oxidoreductase subunit N: protein MAVIELPDWAALAPALILAGTAMALFLVDSISPRSTNRGLLAGTAAVGSLASLGVAAWFLAAGVGSFGLETGGPIELFDGQLVVDQLALYFTIVVAIVTALVAVASYDYLQDHTYQAEYYSLVMLAATGMATMATANSLATIFIALELSSLPSYALVAILKDNRGSVEAGLKYFLIGALSSAIFVYGVSLVYGVTGSLQLDAIAFALGGDVDGFGGLLGLGMLMLIAGFAFKTASVPFHFWAPEAYEGAPAPISAFLSSASKAAGFVITFRVFTTAFPLSETAALIGFDWTWAFIILAIVTMTVGNFAAATQDKVKRMLAYSSIGHAGYVLIGLAGLSVDGGEFVMAAAMMHLLVYGFMNTGAFLFVALAEYWGVGRTFEDYNGLASRAPVACAAMAVFMFSLAGIPPFGGFFSKFFLFFGAIEAASANSAMLVVAVALVVNSALSLYYYSRLVKALWIEEPVVPRDALAQPIGLYAAIVFAAVMTVVILPGFGPIVDAAFDAASAVLA from the coding sequence ATGGCGGTGATCGAACTCCCCGACTGGGCCGCACTCGCGCCGGCACTGATACTGGCCGGGACCGCGATGGCGCTGTTCCTCGTCGACAGCATCTCGCCTCGATCGACGAACCGGGGACTGCTGGCGGGCACCGCCGCGGTCGGCTCGCTGGCCTCGCTCGGCGTGGCCGCGTGGTTCCTCGCGGCCGGCGTCGGCTCGTTCGGCCTCGAAACCGGGGGCCCGATCGAACTGTTCGACGGGCAGTTGGTCGTCGACCAGCTGGCGCTGTACTTCACCATCGTCGTCGCGATCGTCACCGCGCTGGTTGCGGTCGCGAGCTACGACTACCTGCAGGATCACACCTACCAGGCCGAGTACTACTCGCTGGTCATGCTGGCGGCGACCGGCATGGCGACGATGGCCACTGCCAACAGCCTCGCAACGATCTTCATCGCGCTCGAACTCTCGAGCCTGCCGTCGTACGCGCTCGTCGCGATCCTCAAGGATAATCGCGGCAGCGTCGAGGCCGGCCTGAAGTACTTCCTGATCGGGGCGCTCTCGTCGGCCATATTCGTCTACGGGGTTAGCCTCGTCTACGGGGTGACGGGATCGCTGCAACTCGACGCGATCGCGTTCGCCCTCGGCGGCGACGTCGACGGATTCGGCGGCCTGCTCGGCCTCGGCATGCTGATGCTGATCGCCGGCTTCGCGTTCAAGACCGCGAGCGTCCCGTTTCACTTCTGGGCGCCCGAGGCTTACGAGGGCGCACCCGCACCGATCAGCGCGTTCCTCTCGTCGGCCTCGAAGGCCGCCGGCTTCGTGATCACGTTCCGCGTGTTCACGACGGCGTTCCCGCTCTCCGAGACGGCCGCGCTCATCGGCTTCGACTGGACGTGGGCCTTCATCATCCTCGCGATCGTCACGATGACGGTCGGCAACTTCGCGGCCGCGACCCAGGACAAGGTCAAACGGATGCTCGCGTACTCCTCGATCGGTCACGCCGGCTACGTGCTGATCGGGCTGGCCGGCCTCTCCGTCGACGGCGGCGAGTTCGTCATGGCCGCCGCGATGATGCACCTGCTGGTCTACGGCTTCATGAACACGGGCGCGTTCCTGTTCGTGGCGCTGGCCGAGTACTGGGGCGTCGGTCGCACCTTCGAGGACTACAACGGCCTCGCCTCGCGGGCGCCGGTCGCCTGCGCCGCGATGGCGGTCTTCATGTTCAGCCTCGCCGGTATCCCGCCCTTTGGCGGCTTCTTCAGCAAGTTCTTCTTGTTCTTCGGCGCGATCGAGGCCGCATCGGCGAACTCGGCGATGCTGGTCGTCGCCGTCGCGTTGGTGGTCAACAGCGCGCTCTCGCTGTACTACTACTCGCGGCTGGTGAAGGCGCTGTGGATCGAAGAACCGGTCGTCCCGCGGGACGCGCTCGCCCAGCCGATCGGCCTCTACGCGGCGATCGTCTTCGCCGCCGTGATGACGGTCGTCATCCTACCCGGCTTCGGCCCGATCGTCGACGCCGCGTTCGATGCGGCGTCCGCGGTTCTGGCCTGA
- a CDS encoding complex I subunit 4 family protein, whose translation MMIEALIAVALVGALVTFVAPNRIAGKLAFAISLVPAAIGLWLFAAFDGSGNALLDGDLAFESRFEWIQLGEYTISWFVGLDGISAPLVVLTTILVTLAIVSSWTPIDERESQFYGLLLFIEANLIGVFAALDFFLWFIFWEGVLIPMYLLIGVWGGPRRKYAAIKFFVYTNVASLVMFGAFVALVFGLDVSSFALPEVASAMLDGGPEGFAGVSGATLASIVFVALFAGFAVKVPVVPFHTWLPDAHVEAPTPASVLLAGVLLKMGTYALLRFNFTMFPDQVEAYAVPIAAIAVVSVIYGAMLALAQTDLKRIVAYSSVSSMGYVILGLIAYTHFGVGGATFQMVSHGLISGLMFMAVGVIYNATHTRMVTDMSGLADRMPIAVGVLIAGAFGYMGLPLMSGFAAEFYIFFGAFQSEIHDLMPLFTALAMFGIVIVAGYLLFALQRAVFGPYRLETDYEIGSAPLHDIAPMFVLLALIIALGVAPDLILEMITDAVNPIVERGGDL comes from the coding sequence ATGATGATAGAAGCGCTCATCGCGGTCGCGTTGGTCGGTGCGCTCGTCACGTTCGTCGCACCGAATCGCATCGCCGGCAAACTGGCGTTCGCCATCAGCCTCGTCCCCGCAGCGATCGGTCTCTGGCTGTTCGCCGCCTTCGACGGCAGTGGCAACGCCTTGCTCGACGGCGACCTCGCCTTCGAGTCGCGGTTCGAGTGGATCCAGCTGGGCGAGTACACGATCTCGTGGTTCGTCGGCCTCGACGGCATCTCCGCGCCGCTCGTGGTGTTAACGACGATCCTCGTCACGCTCGCGATCGTCTCCTCGTGGACACCGATCGACGAGCGCGAGTCGCAGTTCTACGGCCTCCTGCTCTTTATCGAGGCCAACCTGATCGGCGTCTTCGCGGCGCTGGATTTCTTCCTGTGGTTCATCTTCTGGGAGGGCGTCCTGATCCCGATGTACCTGCTGATCGGCGTCTGGGGCGGCCCGCGCCGGAAGTACGCGGCGATCAAGTTCTTCGTCTACACGAACGTGGCGTCGCTCGTGATGTTCGGTGCGTTCGTCGCGCTCGTGTTCGGGCTCGACGTCTCGAGCTTCGCGCTGCCCGAGGTCGCGTCGGCGATGCTCGACGGCGGCCCCGAGGGCTTCGCGGGCGTAAGCGGCGCGACGCTCGCGTCGATCGTCTTCGTTGCCCTGTTTGCCGGATTCGCGGTGAAGGTCCCGGTCGTCCCGTTCCACACGTGGCTTCCCGACGCCCACGTCGAGGCGCCGACGCCCGCGTCGGTGCTGCTGGCGGGCGTCCTGTTGAAGATGGGAACCTACGCCCTGCTGCGGTTCAACTTCACCATGTTCCCCGACCAGGTCGAAGCCTACGCGGTGCCGATCGCCGCGATCGCGGTCGTCAGCGTGATCTACGGCGCGATGCTCGCGCTGGCCCAGACCGACCTGAAGCGGATCGTCGCCTACTCCTCGGTCTCATCGATGGGCTACGTGATCCTCGGCCTGATCGCCTACACCCACTTCGGGGTCGGCGGCGCGACGTTCCAGATGGTCAGCCACGGCCTCATCTCGGGGCTGATGTTCATGGCCGTCGGCGTCATCTACAACGCCACCCACACCCGGATGGTCACCGACATGTCCGGGCTGGCCGATCGGATGCCGATCGCGGTCGGGGTCCTGATCGCGGGCGCGTTCGGCTACATGGGGCTGCCGCTGATGTCCGGCTTCGCCGCCGAGTTCTACATCTTCTTCGGCGCCTTCCAGTCCGAAATCCACGACCTGATGCCGCTCTTTACGGCGCTGGCGATGTTCGGCATCGTCATCGTCGCCGGCTACCTGCTGTTCGCGCTCCAGCGGGCGGTGTTCGGACCGTACCGGCTCGAAACCGACTACGAAATCGGGTCGGCCCCGCTGCACGACATCGCGCCGATGTTCGTGTTGCTCGCGCTGATCATCGCACTCGGGGTCGCCCCCGACCTGATCTTGGAGATGATAACGGACGCAGTTAATCCGATCGTCGAACGCGGAGGTGACCTGTGA